From Coffea arabica cultivar ET-39 chromosome 2e, Coffea Arabica ET-39 HiFi, whole genome shotgun sequence, the proteins below share one genomic window:
- the LOC113731672 gene encoding calmodulin-binding transcription activator 2 isoform X1, with the protein MAGSGSQNLGFRFDIKQILSEAQHRWLRPAEICEILRNYQKFYITPEPPVKPASGSVFLFDRKVLRYFRKDGHNWRKKKDGKTVKEAHEKLKVGSVDMLHCYYAHGEENENFQRRSYWMLEQDLMHIVFVHYLEVKGNKANIQCLKDAGTVSSNSQDDSSLSFGSPANSDRLASPYTDMTSPTSTLTSACEDAESEINHPASSRFHPYLETTQEDFRGLENLDAGFSSSYNVLQSLGGQPTSSASVHDGCTVDHPKSNFVPGVERTLDSASWEEVLGQCTTGMVGDGHKSWNAPAHQANWQGDCLSPMQGVPLSQNLIPDSAYYGKGSLWEQKSISALLQSAADPFYMRPDGQEDEAVERDVQKLRQNVEAGYMMSYKAETSVPSAGSGNCSLVLKQPHLSGIQAEESLKKVDSFSRWMAKELGEVEELPLHSTNGYSWSVIQTEDVVGDSCTPTQLQLDADTLNFSLSQDQLFSITDFSPNWAYSRLETKVLITGRFLKSGQEFTRYKWSCMFGELEVPAEVLSGGVLCCHAPPHKAGLVPFYVTCSNRLACSEVREFEYRAGPSQEIDFADIPGSDAIEVHLQRRLEKLFLTGPIGSTQSVSETITDKKEVVNKIFLLMEAEYNQMATLSPRDVSPPNGIEEQHGEKLLKEKFYTWLIQKVTEGGKGPSLLDDEGQGVLHLAAALGFNWAIKPVIISGISIDFRDVNGWTALHWAALCGREDTVAVLVSLGAAPGALTDPSAEHPLARTPADLASANGHKGIAGFLAECSLTTHLSTLTVKDSKDDDTLQYSEAKAIKTVSERVASPITEQDVPDSLSLKDSMAAVCNATQAAARIHQIFRIQSFQRKQLDIQHINESSSMDEHTLSLIAAKTSRLGKNDWTAHGAAISIQKKFRGWKKRKEFLIIRQRIVKIQAHVRGHQVRKKYKTIIWSVGILEKVILRWRRKGSGLRGFRPDAVAKCPSAENMPRKDDDYDFLKEGRKQTEERLQKALSRVKSMAQYPEARAQYRRLLTVAEGFRETEDTSNPTLSGSEDVSYADEELFDVEKLSDHDTFMSMAFE; encoded by the exons ATATTAAGCAAATTTTATCAGAAGCACAGCACCGATGGCTGAGACCtgctgaaatttgtgaaatTCTGCGCAACTATCAGAAGTTTTATATTACTCCTGAGCCTCCAGTCAAGCCAGCTA GTGGATCTGTCTTTCTGTTTGATCGGAAGGTGCTGAGATACTTCCGGAAAGATGGGCATAActggaggaagaagaaggatGGTAAGACTGTGAAGGAGGCACATGAAAAGCTGAAG GTTGGGAGTGTTGATATGCTACACTGCTATTATGCCCATGGAGAAGAAAATGAGAATTTCCAAAGACGCAGTTACTGGATGCTTGAACA GGATCTCATGCATATAGTTTTTGTTCACTACTTGGAGGTTAAG GGTAATAAAGCAAACATTCAATGCCTCAAGGATGCTGGAACAGTGTCATCTAATTCTCAAGATGACAGTTCGTTGTCCTTTGGTTCTCCTGCAAATTCTGACAGATTGGCTTCACCATATACCGACATGACGAGTCCTACAAGCACTCTAACATCTGCATGTGAAGATGCTGAATCTG AAATTAATCACCCAGCAAGTTCCAGATTTCATCCATATCTTGAAACAACGCAAGAGGACTTCAGGGGGTTGGAGAATTTAGATGCTGGCTTCTCAAGCTCTTATAATGTGCTTCAGTCTTTGG GTGGTCAGCCTACTTCTTCGGCTTCAGTTCATGATGGATGCACTGTTGATCACCCCAAAAGTAATTTTGTACCTGGTGTTGAAAGAACACTAGATTCAGCATCTTGGGAAGAGGTCTTGGGGCAATGTACAACAG GTATGGTTGGTGATGGACACAAGTCCTGGAATGCCCCAGCACACCAAGCAAATTGGCAG GGAGATTGTTTATCGCCCATGCAAGGAGTGCCACTTAGTCAGAATCTGATTCCGGATTCAGCTTATTATGGCAAAGGAAGTTTATGGGAGCAGAAATCTATTTCTGCACTTCTTCAATCTGCTGCAGATCCATTTTACATGAGGCCTGATGGGCAAGAAGACGAAGCTGTGGAAAGGGACGTACAAAAACTGCGACAAAATGTAGAAGCCGGATATATGATGAGTTACAAGGCTGAGACTAGTGTGCCTTCTGCAGGGTCTGGAAACTGTTCTTTGGTTTTGAAACAGCCACATCTGAGTGGAATCCAAGCAGAAGAAAGCTTGAAGAAAGTGGACAGCTTCTCCCGATGGATGGCTAAAGAATTAGGAGAAGTTGAGGAATTGCCTTTGCACTCAACCAATGGATACTCATGGAGTGTGATACAGACTGAGGATGTTGTTGGTGATTCCTGTACTCCCACCCAGCTGCAACTGGATGCAGACACATTAAATTTCTCACTCTCCCAAGATCAACTATTTAGCATCACTGATTTTTCACCAAATTGGGCTTACTCAAGGTTGGAGACCAAG GTCCTAATTACTGGAAGATTTCTCAAGAGTGGACAAGAGTTTACAAGATATAAGTGGTCATGTATGTTTGGAGAACTGGAGGTGCCAGCAGAAGTCTTATCAGGAGGAGTTCTTTGTTGCCATGCGCCACCACACAAGGCTGGGCTTGTCCCATTTTACGTGACTTGTTCAAATCGGTTGGCTTGTAGTGAAGTACGAGAATTTGAATATCGAGCTGGACCCTCGCAGGAAATTGATTTTGCAGATATTCCTGGAAGTGATGCAATTGAGGTGCATCTCCAAAGACGGCTCGAGAAATTATTCTTGACAGGACCGATAGGTAGCACCCAGAGTGTCTCTGAAACTATTACTGACAAAAAAGAAGTTGTCAATAAGATATTTTTATTGATGGAGGCAGAATACAATCAGATGGCAACTCTGTCACCGAGGGATGTCTCCCCACCCAATGGAATAGAGGAGCAACATGGTGAAAAGCTGTTGAAGGAGAAGTTTTACACATGGCTGATCCAGAAAGTGACCGAAGGTGGAAAAGGGCCAAGTCTTCTTGACGATGAGGGTCAAGGAGTTTTGCATTTAGCAGCTGCTCTTGGTTTTAACTGGGCCATAAAGCCAGTCATTATTTCAGGAATTAGTATAGATTTTCGTGATGTAAATGGATGGACTGCACTTCACTGGGCTGCTCTATGTGGCAG GGAGGACACGGTTGCTGTTCTGGTCTCTCTTGGTGCGGCTCCTGGAGCATTAACAGATCCATCTGCTGAACATCCTTTGGCCAGAACTCCTGCAGACCTTGCTTCCGCAAATGGACACAAGGGGATAGCTGGTTTTCTTGCTGAGTGCTCCTTGACAACACACCTTTCAACATTGACTGTGAAAGATTCAAAGGATGATGATACCTTGCAATACTCTGAAGCAAAAGCTATAAAAACAGTTTCAGAACGTGTTGCATCTCCAATTACTGAACAGGATGTGCCAGATTCACTGTCATTGAAGGATTCTATGGCTGCTGTATGTAATGCAACTCAAGCAGCTGCTCGGATTCATCAAATTTTTAGGATTCAATCCTTTCAGAGGAAGCAGCTTGATATTCAGCACATTAATGAGTCATCATCTATGGACGAGCATACTCTCTCTCTTATAGCAGCCAAAACAAGCAGGCTGGGTAAGAATGATTGGACTGCTCATGGTGCTGCAATAAGCATTCAGAAAAAGTTTCGTGGTTGGAAGAAGCGAAAAGAATTTCTAATTATTAGGCAAAGAATTGTTAAAATCCAG GCTCATGTACGGGGGCATCAGGTGAGGAAGAAGTATAAAACAATAATTTGGTCGGTGGGAATCCTAGAGAAGGTGATATTGCGGTGGAGGCGGAAAGGGAGTGGTTTAAGGGGTTTTCGCCCAGATGCAGTTGCCAAATGTCCAAGCGCTGAAAACATGCCCAGAAAGGATGATGATTATGATTTTctaaaggaaggaagaaaacagaCTGAAGAGAGGTTACAAAAAGCACTTTCTAGGGTCAAGTCCATGGCTCAATACCCTGAGGCAAGAGCTCAATACAGAAGGCTGCTAACTGTTGCTGAAGGATTCCGCGAAACTGAG GATACTTCCAACCCGACACTTAGTGGTTCTGAAGATGTGAGCTACGCTGATGAGGAACTATTTGATGTTGAAAAATTGTCGGATCACGATACTTTCATGTCCATGGCATTTGAATGA
- the LOC113731672 gene encoding calmodulin-binding transcription activator 2 isoform X2, translated as MAGSGSQNLGFRFGGSVFLFDRKVLRYFRKDGHNWRKKKDGKTVKEAHEKLKVGSVDMLHCYYAHGEENENFQRRSYWMLEQDLMHIVFVHYLEVKGNKANIQCLKDAGTVSSNSQDDSSLSFGSPANSDRLASPYTDMTSPTSTLTSACEDAESEINHPASSRFHPYLETTQEDFRGLENLDAGFSSSYNVLQSLGGQPTSSASVHDGCTVDHPKSNFVPGVERTLDSASWEEVLGQCTTGMVGDGHKSWNAPAHQANWQGDCLSPMQGVPLSQNLIPDSAYYGKGSLWEQKSISALLQSAADPFYMRPDGQEDEAVERDVQKLRQNVEAGYMMSYKAETSVPSAGSGNCSLVLKQPHLSGIQAEESLKKVDSFSRWMAKELGEVEELPLHSTNGYSWSVIQTEDVVGDSCTPTQLQLDADTLNFSLSQDQLFSITDFSPNWAYSRLETKVLITGRFLKSGQEFTRYKWSCMFGELEVPAEVLSGGVLCCHAPPHKAGLVPFYVTCSNRLACSEVREFEYRAGPSQEIDFADIPGSDAIEVHLQRRLEKLFLTGPIGSTQSVSETITDKKEVVNKIFLLMEAEYNQMATLSPRDVSPPNGIEEQHGEKLLKEKFYTWLIQKVTEGGKGPSLLDDEGQGVLHLAAALGFNWAIKPVIISGISIDFRDVNGWTALHWAALCGREDTVAVLVSLGAAPGALTDPSAEHPLARTPADLASANGHKGIAGFLAECSLTTHLSTLTVKDSKDDDTLQYSEAKAIKTVSERVASPITEQDVPDSLSLKDSMAAVCNATQAAARIHQIFRIQSFQRKQLDIQHINESSSMDEHTLSLIAAKTSRLGKNDWTAHGAAISIQKKFRGWKKRKEFLIIRQRIVKIQAHVRGHQVRKKYKTIIWSVGILEKVILRWRRKGSGLRGFRPDAVAKCPSAENMPRKDDDYDFLKEGRKQTEERLQKALSRVKSMAQYPEARAQYRRLLTVAEGFRETEDTSNPTLSGSEDVSYADEELFDVEKLSDHDTFMSMAFE; from the exons GTGGATCTGTCTTTCTGTTTGATCGGAAGGTGCTGAGATACTTCCGGAAAGATGGGCATAActggaggaagaagaaggatGGTAAGACTGTGAAGGAGGCACATGAAAAGCTGAAG GTTGGGAGTGTTGATATGCTACACTGCTATTATGCCCATGGAGAAGAAAATGAGAATTTCCAAAGACGCAGTTACTGGATGCTTGAACA GGATCTCATGCATATAGTTTTTGTTCACTACTTGGAGGTTAAG GGTAATAAAGCAAACATTCAATGCCTCAAGGATGCTGGAACAGTGTCATCTAATTCTCAAGATGACAGTTCGTTGTCCTTTGGTTCTCCTGCAAATTCTGACAGATTGGCTTCACCATATACCGACATGACGAGTCCTACAAGCACTCTAACATCTGCATGTGAAGATGCTGAATCTG AAATTAATCACCCAGCAAGTTCCAGATTTCATCCATATCTTGAAACAACGCAAGAGGACTTCAGGGGGTTGGAGAATTTAGATGCTGGCTTCTCAAGCTCTTATAATGTGCTTCAGTCTTTGG GTGGTCAGCCTACTTCTTCGGCTTCAGTTCATGATGGATGCACTGTTGATCACCCCAAAAGTAATTTTGTACCTGGTGTTGAAAGAACACTAGATTCAGCATCTTGGGAAGAGGTCTTGGGGCAATGTACAACAG GTATGGTTGGTGATGGACACAAGTCCTGGAATGCCCCAGCACACCAAGCAAATTGGCAG GGAGATTGTTTATCGCCCATGCAAGGAGTGCCACTTAGTCAGAATCTGATTCCGGATTCAGCTTATTATGGCAAAGGAAGTTTATGGGAGCAGAAATCTATTTCTGCACTTCTTCAATCTGCTGCAGATCCATTTTACATGAGGCCTGATGGGCAAGAAGACGAAGCTGTGGAAAGGGACGTACAAAAACTGCGACAAAATGTAGAAGCCGGATATATGATGAGTTACAAGGCTGAGACTAGTGTGCCTTCTGCAGGGTCTGGAAACTGTTCTTTGGTTTTGAAACAGCCACATCTGAGTGGAATCCAAGCAGAAGAAAGCTTGAAGAAAGTGGACAGCTTCTCCCGATGGATGGCTAAAGAATTAGGAGAAGTTGAGGAATTGCCTTTGCACTCAACCAATGGATACTCATGGAGTGTGATACAGACTGAGGATGTTGTTGGTGATTCCTGTACTCCCACCCAGCTGCAACTGGATGCAGACACATTAAATTTCTCACTCTCCCAAGATCAACTATTTAGCATCACTGATTTTTCACCAAATTGGGCTTACTCAAGGTTGGAGACCAAG GTCCTAATTACTGGAAGATTTCTCAAGAGTGGACAAGAGTTTACAAGATATAAGTGGTCATGTATGTTTGGAGAACTGGAGGTGCCAGCAGAAGTCTTATCAGGAGGAGTTCTTTGTTGCCATGCGCCACCACACAAGGCTGGGCTTGTCCCATTTTACGTGACTTGTTCAAATCGGTTGGCTTGTAGTGAAGTACGAGAATTTGAATATCGAGCTGGACCCTCGCAGGAAATTGATTTTGCAGATATTCCTGGAAGTGATGCAATTGAGGTGCATCTCCAAAGACGGCTCGAGAAATTATTCTTGACAGGACCGATAGGTAGCACCCAGAGTGTCTCTGAAACTATTACTGACAAAAAAGAAGTTGTCAATAAGATATTTTTATTGATGGAGGCAGAATACAATCAGATGGCAACTCTGTCACCGAGGGATGTCTCCCCACCCAATGGAATAGAGGAGCAACATGGTGAAAAGCTGTTGAAGGAGAAGTTTTACACATGGCTGATCCAGAAAGTGACCGAAGGTGGAAAAGGGCCAAGTCTTCTTGACGATGAGGGTCAAGGAGTTTTGCATTTAGCAGCTGCTCTTGGTTTTAACTGGGCCATAAAGCCAGTCATTATTTCAGGAATTAGTATAGATTTTCGTGATGTAAATGGATGGACTGCACTTCACTGGGCTGCTCTATGTGGCAG GGAGGACACGGTTGCTGTTCTGGTCTCTCTTGGTGCGGCTCCTGGAGCATTAACAGATCCATCTGCTGAACATCCTTTGGCCAGAACTCCTGCAGACCTTGCTTCCGCAAATGGACACAAGGGGATAGCTGGTTTTCTTGCTGAGTGCTCCTTGACAACACACCTTTCAACATTGACTGTGAAAGATTCAAAGGATGATGATACCTTGCAATACTCTGAAGCAAAAGCTATAAAAACAGTTTCAGAACGTGTTGCATCTCCAATTACTGAACAGGATGTGCCAGATTCACTGTCATTGAAGGATTCTATGGCTGCTGTATGTAATGCAACTCAAGCAGCTGCTCGGATTCATCAAATTTTTAGGATTCAATCCTTTCAGAGGAAGCAGCTTGATATTCAGCACATTAATGAGTCATCATCTATGGACGAGCATACTCTCTCTCTTATAGCAGCCAAAACAAGCAGGCTGGGTAAGAATGATTGGACTGCTCATGGTGCTGCAATAAGCATTCAGAAAAAGTTTCGTGGTTGGAAGAAGCGAAAAGAATTTCTAATTATTAGGCAAAGAATTGTTAAAATCCAG GCTCATGTACGGGGGCATCAGGTGAGGAAGAAGTATAAAACAATAATTTGGTCGGTGGGAATCCTAGAGAAGGTGATATTGCGGTGGAGGCGGAAAGGGAGTGGTTTAAGGGGTTTTCGCCCAGATGCAGTTGCCAAATGTCCAAGCGCTGAAAACATGCCCAGAAAGGATGATGATTATGATTTTctaaaggaaggaagaaaacagaCTGAAGAGAGGTTACAAAAAGCACTTTCTAGGGTCAAGTCCATGGCTCAATACCCTGAGGCAAGAGCTCAATACAGAAGGCTGCTAACTGTTGCTGAAGGATTCCGCGAAACTGAG GATACTTCCAACCCGACACTTAGTGGTTCTGAAGATGTGAGCTACGCTGATGAGGAACTATTTGATGTTGAAAAATTGTCGGATCACGATACTTTCATGTCCATGGCATTTGAATGA
- the LOC113731670 gene encoding ubiquitin carboxyl-terminal hydrolase 3-like isoform X2: MGATGSKLEKALGDQFPEGERYFGLENFGNTCYCNSVLQISSQKKKTGVIAPKRFVQRVRKQNELFRGYMHQDAHEFLNFLLNELVDILEKESQAAKCPPSQERIANGQNNAQSNGVKEPLVTWVHKNFQGILTNETRCLRCETVTARDETFFDLSLDIEQNSSITSCLKNFSSTETLNAEDKFFCDKCSSLQEAQKRMKIKKPPQILVIHLKRFKYMEQLGRYKKLSYRVVFPLELKLSNTVENADSEYSLFAVVVHVGSGPNHGHYVSLVKSHNHWLFFDDENVEMIDESAVQTFFGSAQEYSSNTDHGYILFYECLSSDEKS, from the exons ATGGGTGCCACGGGTTCCAAGCTCGAGAAGGCCCTCGGAGACCAGTTTCCTGAAGGAGAACGCTATTTTGGCCTTGAAAATTTTGGGAATACTTGCTATTGCAACAGTGTCTTGCAG ATAAGTtcacaaaagaagaaaacaggGGTCATTGCACCAAAGCGTTTTGTTCAGAGAGTGAGAAAACAAAATGAACTTTTCCGTGGCTACATGCATCAG GATGCCCATGAATTTTTGAACTTCTTGCTCAATGAACTTGTTGATATACTGGAGAAAGAGTCGCAAGCAGCAAAATGTCCACCATCTCAGGAAAGGATTGCTAATGGGCAGAATAATGCTCAGTCAAATGGTGTCAAGGAGCCACTGGTTACCTGGGTACACAAGAATTTTCAG GGAATACTTACCAATGAGACAAGGTGTCTAAGGTGTGAGACGGTTACAGCAAGGGATGAGACATTCTTTGACTTGAGCCTTGATATTGAACAGAATAGTTCTATCACTAGCTGTCTCAAAAACTTCAGTTCCACAGAAACCTTGAATGCGGAGGATAAGTTTTTCTGTGACAAGTGCAGTAG CCTGCAAGAGGCTCAAAAGAGGATGAAGATTAAAAAGCCACCTCAAATTCTAGTCATCCATCTGAAGCGTTTCAAATACATGGAACAACTTGGTCGATACAAGAAGTTGTCCTATCGCGTAGTGTTCCCTCTAGAGCTGAAACTGAGCAACACTGTGGAAAACGCCGATTCTGAATACTCTTTGTTTGCTGTTGTCGTTCATGTGGGGAGTGGGCCCAACCATGGGCATTATGTTAGTCTTGTAAAAAGCCACAACCACTGGTTGTTTTTTGATGATGAAAATGTGGAGATGATTGATGAGTCGGCTGTTCAGACTTTCTTTGGATCTGCTCAGGAGTACTCAAGCAATACGGATCATGGATACATCCTCTTCTATGAGTGCCTTTCTTCAGATGAGAAGAGCTGA
- the LOC113731670 gene encoding ubiquitin carboxyl-terminal hydrolase 3-like isoform X1, whose translation MGATGSKLEKALGDQFPEGERYFGLENFGNTCYCNSVLQALYFCVPFREQLLEYYANGKTLGEAEENLLTCLAELFSQISSQKKKTGVIAPKRFVQRVRKQNELFRGYMHQDAHEFLNFLLNELVDILEKESQAAKCPPSQERIANGQNNAQSNGVKEPLVTWVHKNFQGILTNETRCLRCETVTARDETFFDLSLDIEQNSSITSCLKNFSSTETLNAEDKFFCDKCSSLQEAQKRMKIKKPPQILVIHLKRFKYMEQLGRYKKLSYRVVFPLELKLSNTVENADSEYSLFAVVVHVGSGPNHGHYVSLVKSHNHWLFFDDENVEMIDESAVQTFFGSAQEYSSNTDHGYILFYECLSSDEKS comes from the exons ATGGGTGCCACGGGTTCCAAGCTCGAGAAGGCCCTCGGAGACCAGTTTCCTGAAGGAGAACGCTATTTTGGCCTTGAAAATTTTGGGAATACTTGCTATTGCAACAGTGTCTTGCAG GCGTTATACTTCTGTGTACCATTTAGGGAACAACTTTTAGAGTATTATGCAAATGGGAAAACTCTAGGGGAAGCAGAAGAAAATCTCTTGACTTGTTTGGCAGAATTGTTCTCGCAG ATAAGTtcacaaaagaagaaaacaggGGTCATTGCACCAAAGCGTTTTGTTCAGAGAGTGAGAAAACAAAATGAACTTTTCCGTGGCTACATGCATCAG GATGCCCATGAATTTTTGAACTTCTTGCTCAATGAACTTGTTGATATACTGGAGAAAGAGTCGCAAGCAGCAAAATGTCCACCATCTCAGGAAAGGATTGCTAATGGGCAGAATAATGCTCAGTCAAATGGTGTCAAGGAGCCACTGGTTACCTGGGTACACAAGAATTTTCAG GGAATACTTACCAATGAGACAAGGTGTCTAAGGTGTGAGACGGTTACAGCAAGGGATGAGACATTCTTTGACTTGAGCCTTGATATTGAACAGAATAGTTCTATCACTAGCTGTCTCAAAAACTTCAGTTCCACAGAAACCTTGAATGCGGAGGATAAGTTTTTCTGTGACAAGTGCAGTAG CCTGCAAGAGGCTCAAAAGAGGATGAAGATTAAAAAGCCACCTCAAATTCTAGTCATCCATCTGAAGCGTTTCAAATACATGGAACAACTTGGTCGATACAAGAAGTTGTCCTATCGCGTAGTGTTCCCTCTAGAGCTGAAACTGAGCAACACTGTGGAAAACGCCGATTCTGAATACTCTTTGTTTGCTGTTGTCGTTCATGTGGGGAGTGGGCCCAACCATGGGCATTATGTTAGTCTTGTAAAAAGCCACAACCACTGGTTGTTTTTTGATGATGAAAATGTGGAGATGATTGATGAGTCGGCTGTTCAGACTTTCTTTGGATCTGCTCAGGAGTACTCAAGCAATACGGATCATGGATACATCCTCTTCTATGAGTGCCTTTCTTCAGATGAGAAGAGCTGA